The Deinococcus betulae DNA window CTGCCGGACACACCCCTTCCTGGACGCTAACCCGGCCTATCTGGCCCCGCCGGGCACCCCGCCCGAGGTGCTGGACGCGGCGCGCGACGCTTACCTGAGTGCCTGGACCGACCACCTGCCCTTGCCAGAGCTGCGCGCCCTGCACGCCGACGCCCTGCTGGCCGGCGAATTGCTGCGGGCTCTAGGCTACGTGGACGGCATTCAAGACGCGGTGGAGGACAAGTCCGAGTGGGCAGGCGCCCACCTTCATCATTTGCGCCGCCTGCTGCCGGCACAAGCAACCGCCCCCAGCAGCTAGCCGAGGGCGGAGGAAATGACGGATCGGCGTTACTTCAGGCCCAGGGTGCAGGTGCCGGCGCCTGTGCCCTTGTCGTCGGCGTTCTTGTGGGTGGTGGCCGCGCCGCGCACGGTGGCGCCGCTCAGGCCGGCGCGCTCGGTGGAGCAGACCAGAAAGGTCTTGTCGCTGCGCTGCACAATCAGGAAGAGTTCGCCGTCGGCGTAGTCCAGAATCGCGCTGCTCGACTCGCTGCCGCGTGTGGCGGTGCCGTCAAACCCGCCTTCTGGATTGGCTTTGCTCAGCGCCACGTTGTAGGTGCCCACCGAGGTGAACGTGGCGGTCCAGGTCTGGCCGACTTTCAGGCTGGGGGGCCAGGCCAGGGCCGCGCCCCCCGCCGAAGCCGTGCCCGAGGTGGCCGAGGCACTGGTGCCCGCCGTCTTGGCTTTCAGGCTAACCACGCAGTCGCCGGCGCGGGTGCCGTCCGATTCCAGGTCCTTGAAGGCGTACACCGCGCCTTTCCAGTCGCTGCTGCTCACCCCGCCCGGCTCCACGATGCAGCTGGTAAACGCCTTGCCGTCGCGCGTCCACTCAACCCAGACCTCGTTGTCGTCCTCGTCGTAGTAAAAAAACGCGGTCTGACTCTGCGAGCCGCTGCGGGCGGTGCCCTTCAGGCCCCCGTCTTTGAGCAGTTCGGTCAGGTCCAGGGTCCAGGTGCCGGCCCCCGCGCTGCCCGTCACGCGCACGGTGCCGGCCACGCTGTTGCGGCCCGTGGCCAGGGTGGGAGGCCACAGCCCAGCCGCCCCCGAGCTGACGTTCGTGGTGGCGGTCACGGCCGCGCTGCCACTCTTTTTGACCACGAAACCGGTGACGTTGGGCGTAACCAGTCCCCAGGCCACCGCCAGCGGGCGCATAAAAGCGGTGCGCGAATTACCGCCGCCCGCCAGGCCCGCCGAATGCACGCCAATCAGGGCGCCGCTCTCGTCGTACACGCCGCCGCCGGAATTGCCGGGCCCGGTCTGGGCGTCGTGCTTGATCCACTGCCGGCCACTGCTTTCCAGGTCGTCCCCGGTAAAGCCGCCCACCGACCCGCGCGAGAACGAGATGGTGTAGCCGCCCGTACCCTGAAAGCCGAAGACAAAGATGTCGTCGCCAATGATCAGGCTGTTGGAATCACCCAGTTCTACAGAGGGCAGGTTCAGGCGGCTGACAGGCTTCTCGTCCTTGTCTTCCACGATTTGCACGATGGCCAGGTCGAGGTTGGGGTCACCGGCCACGACCTTCCCCCAGTAGGTGAACTCTGGTTCGCGGTCCACAAAGCGGATGGTCCGTACCTGAATCCAGTGGGACAGCACGCGGGTTTCGGGGTCCCCGACCACGTGGTAGTTGGTCAGGATGTACCCCTGAGGACTGATGATGGAGCCCGACCCACGCGAACCGTCCAGATCGCCGTTCTGGTCGGTCGGCAGCAGCATCACGGTGGCCTGGATGATGCGCTCCCGAATATCCTTGGGCAGCGCCTGCGCGCCCCCCCAGCACCACAGCAGCAGGCCGCACAGCCAGGCCAGGACCCCAATGTTTCTCATGCTCTATTTAAGCGCGCGGTCAGTCAGCCTGTCTAGTAGACAAAAGGCGGAGATTGACTGCTGAGGGCGGAGAAAAAAGGGGGTACACCCTCCGGATGCAGGTGGGTGGGGGTCAGCCGTTCGGGTGCCCAGGAGCCAGGGCTAATCCTGAGGCCGAGCGCTCCACATGAATCTGCGCTGCCACCCCCAGCGCCAGGGTCAGGGTGTGGTCGGTGGCCCACACCGTCAGGGTGCCCAGGGCGGTGTCCACGCTGTCCACGCGCAGCGGGGCACCGGGGGTCAGGCCGGCGGCTATTAGGGCGCGCAGCTGCGCGGCGTCGTCGTCGGGAATGCGGGCCACGGTGGCGGCGTCGCCGGAGGCCAGCTGCGACAGGCGCCGCTG harbors:
- a CDS encoding S1 family peptidase, which encodes MRNIGVLAWLCGLLLWCWGGAQALPKDIRERIIQATVMLLPTDQNGDLDGSRGSGSIISPQGYILTNYHVVGDPETRVLSHWIQVRTIRFVDREPEFTYWGKVVAGDPNLDLAIVQIVEDKDEKPVSRLNLPSVELGDSNSLIIGDDIFVFGFQGTGGYTISFSRGSVGGFTGDDLESSGRQWIKHDAQTGPGNSGGGVYDESGALIGVHSAGLAGGGNSRTAFMRPLAVAWGLVTPNVTGFVVKKSGSAAVTATTNVSSGAAGLWPPTLATGRNSVAGTVRVTGSAGAGTWTLDLTELLKDGGLKGTARSGSQSQTAFFYYDEDDNEVWVEWTRDGKAFTSCIVEPGGVSSSDWKGAVYAFKDLESDGTRAGDCVVSLKAKTAGTSASATSGTASAGGAALAWPPSLKVGQTWTATFTSVGTYNVALSKANPEGGFDGTATRGSESSSAILDYADGELFLIVQRSDKTFLVCSTERAGLSGATVRGAATTHKNADDKGTGAGTCTLGLK